The sequence below is a genomic window from Flavobacterium lipolyticum.
GTATAGCCTTTTAATGCCTTTGAAACCGTGGTAACCGAAATTCCCAATGCCGAGGCTATATCTATTAATTTGGTGTCATTCATGAAATAAAAGTACTAAAAAATAAAGTGTATTAATAAAAAATTAACTTCCGAAAACGTTTTAGGGGATTTCGAAAACGTTTTCGATTTAGAATTCTTAAATTAGAGTTAATTCCTTGAGTAAGTTTACATTTCATAAATGAAAGATTTACTAACTAAACCAAAAAAACATGAAACAGCAACATTCTTATTTAAGCATAGTATTTTTGATATGGTGCTTAATCTCTGTTCCGAACCATTTGTTTGCACAGCATAAAAATACCGTTTCCGGAAAGGTACTCGATGAGAGCGGCCAAACGATTCCGGGAGCCAATGTTTCGCTTAAAGGAACAGATAAAAATACGATTACAGATGAAAACGGAAGGTTCGTATTTTCCAATATTCCCGCAGGAGATTATACCATTGTAGCGACCAATGTTGGCTATAAAACCTTTGGAAAACAAATCACTGTAAAAGAAGGAGAATCTCTAGAGGTTAATTTACTTCTCGAAGGGGAATCACAAAGTTTGAAAGAAGTGGTCGTAACAGGATCTTCAAGTCCGAGGTCTAAATTAGAATCCAGTGTGGCCATTACCACCATGGGAGCTAAGGCTATCGAAGACAGGGCACCGGCAAGTACAGCTGCTTTATTGCAAACGATTCCCGGATTTGTGGTAGAAGCTTCAGGGGGAGAAATTGGAAACAACCTTTTTGCAAGAGGAATTCCGTCTGCCGGAGCCTATGAGTATGTACAGATTCAGGAAGACGGATTGCCGGTTTTTGAAGATGGCGCGCTGCAATTTGCGAATGCTGATACTTTTTACAGATTAGACGAAACCGTGAGCAAAATGGAAGCAGTTCGCGGGGGCTCAGCATCTATTTTTGCTAATAATGCGCCGGGAGGAATCATCAATTTTATTTCGAAGACAGGACAGAATGACTTTCAGGGAAGAGCTAAATTCTCGACTTCAGATTACGGAATGTTCCGTACCGACCTTAATTTATCGGGGGCTTTAATTCAGGACAAATTGTTCTTTAACGTTGGAGGTTTTTACAGAGCCGATAATGGGGTAAGAAATACCGGTTTTACTGCCAATAAAGGAGGACAAATCAAAGGGAATATTACCTATAAATTTGATGATAACGATTATTTGAGAATTAACTTCAAACATCTGGATGACAGAAATGCGTTCTATTTGCCAATTCCATTAAAAAGTAATAATGGTAAAATAGAAGGAATTCCGGGCTTTAATCCAAATTACGGAACCTTGACGTCAGTAAATTTCAGCCGTTTAAATGTACCGCAATACGGTGGGGGAACTTTTACGGCAGATTTGGAAGATGGATCTCATCCGATCATCAACTCGATTGGTGCGGAATTTAAAAAGAAGATATCGGAGAAAGTGACGTTTAAGAATGCATTCAAACAAACCAATATCAATTTGAATTACAATGCTATTTTTCCAAATGGAGGTCCGTGGACACAAGATGCTTATGCAACAGGGGTTCAGAATACAACAGCCAGTAATCTGACCTATTCTTATGTAGATAATGGAGCAACTCTTGATCCGAATGCTTTAATTATGAGAGCAGATCTTTGGCACATCGAGAAAAAGATGAACAATTTTGCCAACAATTTCTCTTTTGCGTTTGATTTAGATCCTGTAAAACTGACTGCGGGTTACTATTATTCCAACTGGAAATCGAATCAATACTGGAACTGGAATTCTTATTTAGTGGGAGTTTCAGACAATCCGAGATTGTTAAATGTAAAAGACAATACATCAGGTGTAAATCATACCTGGAACGGGGTGGAGAGAATTACTTGGTTAGAAAGAGACGCACAAACCAAAGGAGTTTTGAATGATGTTTATGCCGATGCTGAAATTAAAGCGACAGACAAGCTGACTTTCAATGCCGGTTTACGATACAATAAGGACAAGTATTCCGGTTACCGAGACAATGCGAGATTTTTTGCAGAGAACCTGGGAGTTTTAAACAACAATACAGCGGATGATAAGGTAACAACGGTAAAAGGAAATCCGTATACGTATTGGAGATATGATGTGAGCGAATGGTCGTATACCGCTGCCGGAAACTACAAATTCAATGACAATATGGCTTCGTATGTACGTTACAGCCACGGTTTCAGATCGCCTATTGAAGAGTCCTTTTATGATAATGCAGCCGATTTGAGCAAGCTGGAAAACACCGAAGTAAATCAGTTTGAGTTGGGGTATAAATATTCTAATTCTTTCTTCAATGTAAATGCCAACCTGTTTCATATGAATTTGAAAAATGTTGCCTTTACGGATATTTTATCGGATGGAACTTCTGAGAATAAATTCGCCGATGTAAACAATATTGGTCTTGAAGTAGAAACCAATGCCAGATATAAAATGGTAAAAATGAACTTTACGTTTACGGTTCAAAAACCGGAGTATGATAATTTTACGGGTACCAATGCTGACGGATCGACTTTTAATTTTAACGGAAACACAGCCAGGAGAATACCTAAGTTTTTCTGTAACTTAAGACCGGAAGTTGATATTACAAAAGATTTTACAGCTTATGTGCAGTTCTCTTATTATGATAAAAAATTCACGAATCAGGACAATAAACAAGTTTTGCCGGCTTATAAAGAAGTAGGGGCGGGATTAAATTATACCTATCATAATCTTCGTTTTGCGGTTGATGCTTCAAACTTGTTCAATGAAATAGGTTTAACCGAAGGTGATCCAAGACAAACTACGTCAGCCGCAAGTGATGTTTTTATGGCAAGACCAATTTTAGGACGCGCCTTTAGATTTTCGGTGGCGATTAACTTTTAAGAGATGTGGGAGGTGAAATGTAAGATGTGAGGTGTAGAGTATGTTCGAAACCTGAAACCTGAAACCTGAAACCTGAAACCTGAAACCTGAAACCTGAAACATTTCAACGATTAAAAGACAAACCAATAAAAAATGAAAAACATAGGAATTAAAATCTCTCTTTACCTCAATTATTTTGTCTTCGCTATTCTCCTGAATAGCGTGGGCATTGTGATTTTGAAATCGCAGAAAAATTATGGAGTAGATGAAGTTCAGGCGAGTATTTTAGAAGCGTTTAAGGACATGCCTATTGCGATTGTTTCCTTTTTTATAGCCTCTTTTTTGCCCAGAAT
It includes:
- a CDS encoding TonB-dependent receptor, producing MKQQHSYLSIVFLIWCLISVPNHLFAQHKNTVSGKVLDESGQTIPGANVSLKGTDKNTITDENGRFVFSNIPAGDYTIVATNVGYKTFGKQITVKEGESLEVNLLLEGESQSLKEVVVTGSSSPRSKLESSVAITTMGAKAIEDRAPASTAALLQTIPGFVVEASGGEIGNNLFARGIPSAGAYEYVQIQEDGLPVFEDGALQFANADTFYRLDETVSKMEAVRGGSASIFANNAPGGIINFISKTGQNDFQGRAKFSTSDYGMFRTDLNLSGALIQDKLFFNVGGFYRADNGVRNTGFTANKGGQIKGNITYKFDDNDYLRINFKHLDDRNAFYLPIPLKSNNGKIEGIPGFNPNYGTLTSVNFSRLNVPQYGGGTFTADLEDGSHPIINSIGAEFKKKISEKVTFKNAFKQTNINLNYNAIFPNGGPWTQDAYATGVQNTTASNLTYSYVDNGATLDPNALIMRADLWHIEKKMNNFANNFSFAFDLDPVKLTAGYYYSNWKSNQYWNWNSYLVGVSDNPRLLNVKDNTSGVNHTWNGVERITWLERDAQTKGVLNDVYADAEIKATDKLTFNAGLRYNKDKYSGYRDNARFFAENLGVLNNNTADDKVTTVKGNPYTYWRYDVSEWSYTAAGNYKFNDNMASYVRYSHGFRSPIEESFYDNAADLSKLENTEVNQFELGYKYSNSFFNVNANLFHMNLKNVAFTDILSDGTSENKFADVNNIGLEVETNARYKMVKMNFTFTVQKPEYDNFTGTNADGSTFNFNGNTARRIPKFFCNLRPEVDITKDFTAYVQFSYYDKKFTNQDNKQVLPAYKEVGAGLNYTYHNLRFAVDASNLFNEIGLTEGDPRQTTSAASDVFMARPILGRAFRFSVAINF